The sequence below is a genomic window from Tenacibaculum tangerinum.
AAATATCAAAAGCTTATTAAGTATCCTAAAAGGAATGAACTTATTGAGAAAAGTAAAAAGGCTTTGAAAAACGACTCCAAAAAGAAGCATTTGAAATATAATAATAAAGATACGCCTGAAGTGCCTTATAGTGATTTTGGAACATCCCCTACATTCAAAGGTATGAAAGCATACTTAAAAAATGGTAAATTTGGAAATGGTATAGTACCTAAAGGAGCAGAGAAACTTGTGGGTGATATGAAACAACTTGTCATAAAACATCAAGGTGAGATAAGAACCTACGTGACAGGTGACCGCCCATCAGATTTTAAAAATTGTTGGCGTGCTATGGGAGTAACTGATGAAAAATTGATTAATAAATACGAGTCTCTTAGAAAGAAATTAAAATTAACATGGCATCATTTAGATGATTTAGACGATAGTTTGAAAAGCACTTTTCAATTAGTTGATAGGGAATTACACGAATTGACTACTAAGCACATGGGAAGCCATGCACAGTTGTTAGAAGTATATAAACAATTAAAATAATAAATAAATATGATGATAATATTTGATAAAGATTATGATTCTGTAAAACAAGAGGACATTGAAAACTTAGAAAAATTAATAGGTAGTGAGTTACCTGAAGATTACAAACAACATATGCTAAAATATAATGGAGGGAGTATCCCTTTATGGTATGAATATATTTTTATTCATAATAAAAGGGAATTATCTTTGGAAGGTTTTCATCAATTAAAATATGGTGATGACAATGTCGAATCATATTTTGGACACAAGCATGATTTCTTATACCCAAATTTGTTACCAATAGGAGCTATTACAGGGGGGTATATAGCTATGGGATATCAACAGGAGAATAAAGGAGAGATATATGTGTATTTTTCTGATGAAGATCCATATAAAATAGCTAATTCATTTAATGAATTTATTGAAGGTATAGAGGTTAGAGAGATTTAAAGTTTATAATATAAATACCTTAAATGGAAGTCTGATCTATTGTTGTGTAGTGAATTGTATCAATGGTTTGTTGTCTGTTGTAGGAAAAAGCAAAAAAATAATAAGATGTTATTCTAAAACTCTTTTTTCAGATAAAAATAGAGCGCAGTGCAATAAAAAAATTAAAATAACTAACTACTCTAAGCTTTTTTAAGAAGTTAAAAATTTAAAAATGAGCATGCATTTTTATTTTTTGTTAACGCAGCCCGCCTTTTGGTGGGCTGTTTTTTGGGAAGCCTACAGGAAAATTTGATTTAACAGATGCAGAGGGAAATATCTTAGATACCAATTTAAGTGAAAGAGTAGTAGCGGATAAAATAGATGACTATACAAAAGCTGCCAAAAAAGAAGGGATTTCTGTTAAAGAGTATTTCAAAAGAAAGCTTAATTTAAAGAGGTTTGGATTTAGTGTATTTAAGTTCTCAAATAGATTTGACGATCATTTAAAGTTTGGGCATATAAGAGTTGAAGTAATCAATAACTCAGTTCCCAGAAGACTAGCTGATGGTTCACCAAACCCCAAAAGATTAGAGGAAGCTTATGAATATTTGGTAGGTAAAGGAGGTAGGAGTGCTAATGGGTTAGCGCAAGGTAGAGTTTATAAAATAAAATCTTGGGGAGGAACCCATTTTTTAACAAATATAGACAACATAAATGTTAGAATAGCAAGTCCAAAAAGTACTTTGTCTGGCAACATAGCAACATATAAATTGCCAACAGGAGAAACCGTTAGAAAAGTGCAATTAGAATATTATATTGAGGAAACCAATACATGGAAATTAAAAAATGATGCAAGTACGATGTGGCCTAAAAGTTGGGATATTCATAAAATCAAAGAAGTTATTAAAGAAGCTTCTAATAATATTTTAGAGTTTAATGGTATCAATAAATTTAGAGGTCTATCAAAAGAAGGGTATGAAATAGAATTTTATATAGATGGGTTAACCAATGAGATTACTACAGCCTATTTATATTTTGATTAAATGTAAAATAATAAAATATGGAAAAATTGAAATTTATAAAAACGAAAACAGGATCTAATTGGGTTCAGCCTAAAAACATTAATTATCTTTTATTAAGTGAATTTTTAGGAGATTACGGTAGACATTTCCCGAGTCAACAAGACGAAACCATTGAAAATTTAGAATTGGTATTGTCAGGAGAAAAAACTTTTGATGACATTCAAGACCCTGAGGTATACTGGAGTTTTGGAGGTGGCTTAGGTTTAGGGTATTTTGAAGTGGAAGGAACAACTGCTTATTTTGAACCAGATAAAGAATTAACCGATGCTCCAAGAATAGTAATGCCTTTAGAAGAATTTATTAATATACTAAAGGAATGGAGAGCTTTTTTAAGAAGTTAAAAATTTAAAAATGCGCATACATTTTTGTGTTTTGTTAGTGCAGCCTGCCATTTGGTGGGCTGTTTTTTTTTAACAAAAAACGGTAAGGAGGTATTAACCTGGAATAGTGTAGAACTGGTCACAAAAGAAAAAACGGGAGATTATAAAAACTTTTTTAAGAAAGTATATGAAGAGTCTAGAGCAAAAAAAATAAGTCCACATAAATATTTGGATGAATTGGCAGAATCTGTTAGATTTAGAAACCTTAGGAAAGCTGCATATATTAAATGGATAGAAAAATTTGAGAAAAAATTCCATTTGCATTTTGATGGAGAATTAAAACTTGAAAGATTGAGCAGAAGAGATGGGACTCAGGTCTTAAGAGGTACGGGAGGACATAATCATCTAGTAATTGATAAAAATATTAGGATTAGAAGATATTTAACAGAGCCAGTAGACGACAAACCTTTTGATGCTTTAATAAGTGTTCGGTATAAAAATGGACAATGGATTGATAAAAAGGCTAAATCTAGTATGTTTCCAAAAAACTGGAATGAAAAACGAGTTAAAGAAGAAATAGCTTTGATTTATGATAAAATGATTAAGGAAGGGTTCGAATTAAAGTTTCCAAATAATAAATATACAGGTAAAGGTTCTACAGGTTTTGAGATAACTATTGAAATAGATAATTATGGTAATTTAACAAATGCATATCCAAATATAAAATAAAAATGAAATATACGTATACAACAAACCCATATAAACAAAAAGGGGTAAATAATTTTTATGGAGTTGAATATGATTCAATTCCTGAAGGAGAAAAATCTTTAATAGAGATAGGATGGGGAGGATGGACAGTAAAAGAAGTTCAGAATCTCATAGACAAGACAAAATCTTTGGAAGGAGAAGATTATTTTGATTATATCGTAGAAGGAAGCGAATTAAGAATTTGTATTGATAACGAATACGTTTTGTTTTTTGACTGGAGAACAGAAACTATTGATGAAGATTTCAGATGGACAACAATAAAGTTTTTGGATTTTATGGAGTCTTTTAAACTTTTTTTGGAAGAAAACGGAAGATAATTATAAAATGAGCATACATTTTTATTTTTTGTTAACGCAGCCTGCCATTTGGCGGGCTGTTTTTCAAAAAATAAACACCTGTAAATTAGCATATTAACAAAAATAAAGCAGTTATTAAGGAAACTTCTAATAATATTTTAGAGCATTATGATAATCTATTTGTTGGTAAAACTTCACAGGGATATAA
It includes:
- a CDS encoding HNH endonuclease — its product is MKKIIRYVLNLYREKKKREALLKNPNLKIKFKKSTSLILNCMGFLTKNGKEVLTWNSVELVTKEKTGDYKNFFKKVYEESRAKKISPHKYLDELAEINNLKRIAISSKNNALIDSKGFYRVFGDDLIEKYQKLIKYPKRNELIEKSKKALKNDSKKKHLKYNNKDTPEVPYSDFGTSPTFKGMKAYLKNGKFGNGIVPKGAEKLVGDMKQLVIKHQGEIRTYVTGDRPSDFKNCWRAMGVTDEKLINKYESLRKKLKLTWHHLDDLDDSLKSTFQLVDRELHELTTKHMGSHAQLLEVYKQLK
- a CDS encoding SMI1/KNR4 family protein, with the translated sequence MMIIFDKDYDSVKQEDIENLEKLIGSELPEDYKQHMLKYNGGSIPLWYEYIFIHNKRELSLEGFHQLKYGDDNVESYFGHKHDFLYPNLLPIGAITGGYIAMGYQQENKGEIYVYFSDEDPYKIANSFNEFIEGIEVREI
- a CDS encoding EndoU domain-containing protein, which translates into the protein MCFVSAACHLVGCFFLTKNGKEVLTWNSVELVTKEKTGDYKNFFKKVYEESRAKKISPHKYLDELAESVRFRNLRKAAYIKWIEKFEKKFHLHFDGELKLERLSRRDGTQVLRGTGGHNHLVIDKNIRIRRYLTEPVDDKPFDALISVRYKNGQWIDKKAKSSMFPKNWNEKRVKEEIALIYDKMIKEGFELKFPNNKYTGKGSTGFEITIEIDNYGNLTNAYPNIK
- a CDS encoding EndoU domain-containing protein yields the protein MVGKGGRSANGLAQGRVYKIKSWGGTHFLTNIDNINVRIASPKSTLSGNIATYKLPTGETVRKVQLEYYIEETNTWKLKNDASTMWPKSWDIHKIKEVIKEASNNILEFNGINKFRGLSKEGYEIEFYIDGLTNEITTAYLYFD